Proteins co-encoded in one Marinomonas sp. IMCC 4694 genomic window:
- a CDS encoding benzoate/H(+) symporter BenE family transporter: MIKDIHLSTVIAGLIAVLVSYSGPLAIFFQAARSANIDPQMMTSWVFAISIGAGISGIVLSIVFRAPVITAWSAPGTALLVTLFPQLSLSEAVAAYITAAIIIFLIGISGWFDKIINLIPASVAAAMMAGILFNFGLSAFEALTSAPLLTMAMLVGYVIFKTMSNRYSLMLMVVLGGTLSVLFLDTDFSHFSWQLASPTWITPQWTWSSTLSLALPLVIVSLTGQFLPGFTILKTFGYQVATRPIISLLGLVSIPIAFFGGITTVIAAITAPICASSDAHPDASKRYIAGIFNGVFYLLGGIFAGSIVLFFTTFPAQMIAIIAGLALLGAIFNSLTLALKDTANIDAAAITFMTTASGIEILGIGSAFWGVVLGTGIYALLTLLRRVKPPLK; encoded by the coding sequence ATGATTAAAGATATTCACCTATCGACGGTTATTGCAGGCTTAATTGCCGTGCTTGTGTCTTACTCTGGTCCTTTGGCGATTTTTTTCCAAGCCGCCCGCAGCGCCAATATTGATCCCCAAATGATGACCTCATGGGTCTTTGCTATTTCTATTGGCGCGGGCATAAGCGGTATTGTGCTGAGTATTGTGTTTCGTGCCCCCGTTATCACCGCGTGGTCGGCTCCAGGGACCGCGTTATTGGTGACGTTATTCCCTCAGTTGAGTTTAAGCGAAGCAGTAGCGGCCTATATCACTGCGGCTATTATTATTTTTCTTATCGGCATAAGCGGTTGGTTTGACAAGATTATCAACCTTATTCCGGCCAGTGTCGCGGCGGCCATGATGGCGGGCATTCTGTTTAATTTTGGCCTTTCCGCCTTCGAAGCATTAACCAGCGCCCCTCTCTTAACCATGGCCATGCTGGTTGGCTACGTCATTTTTAAGACCATGAGCAATCGCTATTCTTTAATGCTGATGGTGGTCTTAGGCGGCACGCTTTCGGTGCTTTTTTTAGACACGGATTTTAGCCATTTTTCTTGGCAACTCGCGTCCCCCACTTGGATAACACCGCAATGGACTTGGTCGTCCACACTGAGTTTGGCGTTGCCCTTAGTGATTGTCAGCTTAACGGGGCAATTCTTACCTGGGTTTACAATATTAAAGACCTTTGGCTATCAGGTCGCGACTCGCCCGATTATTAGTTTGCTCGGCCTAGTGTCCATCCCCATCGCATTTTTTGGCGGCATCACGACGGTGATAGCGGCCATTACCGCGCCAATCTGTGCCAGCTCGGATGCTCATCCCGATGCGAGCAAACGCTACATTGCCGGCATTTTTAATGGTGTTTTCTATCTGCTTGGCGGTATTTTCGCCGGTAGTATTGTGCTGTTTTTCACTACTTTTCCAGCTCAAATGATTGCCATCATCGCAGGCTTAGCGCTTTTGGGGGCGATATTTAATAGCCTGACTCTCGCCTTGAAAGACACCGCCAATATTGATGCGGCGGCCATTACCTTTATGACCACCGCCTCAGGCATTGAAATACTCGGTATCGGTTCCGCTTTTTGGGGCGTGGTACTAGGAACGGGGATTTACGCCTTGTTAACGCTATTAAGGCGCGTGAAGCCCCCCCTCAAGTAA
- a CDS encoding Rid family hydrolase, giving the protein MTQRSAIVPHGMEFIRDEIGYAPGVLSGNTLYIAGQIGRDSKRQLVEEKRQQFIQCFENMKAVLHTAKMDFADVVEITSYHTDMRDLPLYMEVRNLYFAGCLPAWTAIGAASLCGTAGYFLEVKAIAAKSS; this is encoded by the coding sequence ATGACACAGCGCAGCGCTATTGTTCCGCACGGTATGGAATTCATTCGTGACGAAATCGGCTATGCTCCTGGCGTACTGAGCGGTAACACGCTCTATATTGCAGGGCAAATAGGCCGCGACTCAAAGCGGCAACTGGTGGAAGAAAAACGCCAGCAATTTATTCAATGTTTTGAAAACATGAAGGCCGTCTTGCATACCGCTAAGATGGATTTTGCCGATGTTGTCGAGATCACCAGCTATCATACTGACATGCGAGATTTACCGCTGTATATGGAAGTTCGAAACCTGTATTTCGCCGGTTGTTTGCCTGCTTGGACAGCCATTGGCGCGGCCTCTTTATGTGGCACGGCGGGCTACTTTTTGGAAGTGAAAGCCATCGCTGCAAAATCCTCTTAA
- a CDS encoding 1,6-dihydroxycyclohexa-2,4-diene-1-carboxylate dehydrogenase, translated as MRALRFENKVAVITGSAQSIGRQVALQMAEEKATLVLLDRSELVYDVAEEARAAGAKDVLVIIADLEKFTECHQAMQTAVKQFGRIDILINNVGGTIWAKPYEHYEEVQIEAEIRRSLFPTLWCCHAVLDIMQAQQAGNIVNVSSIATRSLNRVPYSAAKGGVNAMTASLAFENARYGIRVNAVAPGGTDVGERKIPRNQATMTEQEKIWYQEIVDQTVDSSLMKRYSSTQEQANAILFFASDESSYITGSTLPVGGGDLG; from the coding sequence ATGAGAGCATTACGTTTTGAGAATAAAGTAGCGGTCATTACCGGCTCAGCACAAAGTATTGGCCGTCAAGTTGCTTTGCAAATGGCAGAAGAAAAAGCCACGCTCGTTTTACTGGATCGTTCAGAACTCGTCTATGACGTCGCCGAAGAAGCTAGAGCGGCGGGGGCAAAAGACGTTTTGGTCATTATTGCTGATCTAGAAAAGTTCACCGAATGCCATCAAGCCATGCAAACCGCGGTAAAGCAATTTGGTCGCATCGACATTTTGATCAACAATGTTGGTGGCACCATCTGGGCTAAGCCTTATGAGCACTACGAAGAAGTGCAGATCGAAGCCGAAATTCGACGCTCGCTGTTCCCTACACTGTGGTGCTGTCATGCGGTGCTCGATATCATGCAAGCGCAACAAGCAGGCAATATTGTCAATGTCTCCTCGATTGCCACTCGCAGCCTTAACCGTGTTCCCTATTCAGCGGCAAAAGGCGGAGTCAATGCGATGACCGCTTCCTTAGCGTTTGAAAATGCTCGCTACGGAATTCGAGTCAATGCCGTCGCGCCAGGAGGAACGGACGTGGGTGAACGCAAGATCCCCCGCAACCAAGCAACCATGACAGAGCAAGAAAAAATCTGGTACCAAGAAATCGTCGATCAAACCGTCGACTCCAGCCTAATGAAACGCTACAGCTCAACGCAAGAGCAAGCCAATGCCATCCTGTTCTTTGCCAGTGACGAATCCTCCTATATTACTGGCTCCACCCTTCCCGTTGGTGGTGGCGACCTAGGTTAA
- the benC gene encoding benzoate 1,2-dioxygenase electron transfer component BenC — protein MYKVALNFEDGVTRFVHTLPGETVADAAYRSGLNIPMDCRDGACGTCKCKSESGQFEMTDYIEDALSDEEVSAGMVLTCCMRLESDCAISVPASSEVCVRSKQEDIHGQILELNRLSDSTLSFSVAGEQVKAMHFLPGQYVNLHVPGTDQKRAYSFSSLMQESNGSASFLIRVVPNGLMSTFMTESAKVGDDIKLSGPFGSFYLRDIKRPILMLAGGTGLAPFLAMLESIKATGTNHPVHLIYGVTYDSDLVEMEKLEAFAASIDNVTVSACVASEESAWPQKGYVTNHIDAAHLNNGDVDIYLCGPPPMVEAVSHFMKEKNIVPANFYYEKFAASSH, from the coding sequence ATGTATAAAGTTGCATTAAATTTTGAAGACGGGGTCACTCGTTTTGTTCACACCCTTCCTGGTGAAACCGTTGCCGATGCGGCGTACCGTTCTGGTTTAAATATTCCTATGGATTGTCGCGATGGGGCTTGTGGTACCTGCAAATGCAAGTCTGAGTCAGGGCAATTTGAAATGACCGACTACATTGAAGACGCACTGTCCGACGAAGAAGTGAGTGCGGGCATGGTATTGACCTGCTGCATGCGCTTGGAATCTGACTGCGCTATTTCCGTACCGGCCTCCTCCGAAGTCTGTGTGCGTAGCAAACAAGAAGACATCCATGGGCAGATTCTTGAATTGAATCGCCTTTCCGATTCAACCCTTAGTTTTAGCGTGGCAGGCGAGCAAGTCAAAGCGATGCATTTTCTACCGGGCCAATACGTTAATTTACATGTGCCCGGAACAGATCAAAAACGCGCTTATTCTTTTAGTTCGTTGATGCAAGAAAGCAATGGTTCAGCGTCCTTTTTAATTCGCGTCGTCCCTAATGGTCTAATGAGCACCTTTATGACGGAGTCCGCGAAAGTCGGTGATGACATCAAGCTAAGCGGCCCATTCGGTAGTTTTTATTTGCGTGATATCAAACGCCCTATTCTGATGCTCGCAGGGGGAACCGGCTTAGCGCCTTTTCTGGCGATGCTAGAAAGCATTAAGGCCACAGGCACAAACCACCCTGTGCACCTTATCTATGGCGTCACTTATGATTCTGACTTAGTCGAAATGGAAAAATTAGAAGCCTTTGCTGCGAGCATCGACAATGTCACCGTCAGTGCTTGCGTGGCATCAGAAGAAAGCGCATGGCCACAAAAAGGCTATGTCACCAACCACATTGATGCCGCTCACCTCAACAATGGCGATGTAGACATTTATTTGTGTGGGCCTCCTCCTATGGTCGAAGCGGTGAGTCACTTTATGAAAGAGAAAAATATCGTGCCTGCTAACTTCTACTATGAAAAGTTTGCGGCCAGCAGCCATTAA
- the benB gene encoding benzoate 1,2-dioxygenase small subunit: protein MTIQYEAIRNFLYAEARSLDDKEWDKWLTFYHPEVDFWMPSWDDDGELVTDPQREVSLMYYAHKGGLEDRIFRIKTERSSASSLPEARTSHILGNIEVIQSTEQSADVRYNWSTNSYRYKTVDTYFGTTFVTLVKNAEGQMLIKRKKIILVNDYIHHVIDIYHV, encoded by the coding sequence ATGACAATTCAATACGAAGCAATACGCAATTTTCTCTACGCCGAAGCGCGCAGTCTGGATGACAAAGAATGGGACAAATGGCTGACTTTTTACCATCCAGAGGTTGATTTCTGGATGCCCAGCTGGGACGACGATGGTGAACTGGTAACAGACCCTCAAAGAGAAGTGTCTCTGATGTATTACGCCCACAAAGGCGGGTTAGAGGACCGAATCTTCCGCATTAAAACTGAACGTTCTAGTGCCTCTAGCTTACCTGAAGCCAGAACGAGCCACATTCTTGGCAACATTGAGGTGATTCAGAGCACAGAGCAAAGCGCCGACGTTCGTTATAATTGGAGCACCAACAGCTACCGCTACAAAACTGTCGACACGTATTTTGGTACAACCTTCGTTACCCTCGTCAAAAATGCAGAGGGTCAGATGCTCATTAAACGTAAAAAAATCATTCTGGTGAACGACTACATTCATCACGTCATTGATATTTATCACGTTTAA
- the benA gene encoding benzoate 1,2-dioxygenase large subunit, whose translation MHNELIKKIKSMMEVDTDKGLYRARRDMFTDPELFDLEVKHIFEGNWIYLAHESQIPNKNDFFTGYIGRQPIFIARNKDDELNCFINACSHRGAMLCRTKKGNKSVMTCPFHGWSFNNSGKLIKVKDVTEAGYPDSFNCDGSHNLKKVARFESYRGFLFGSINPDVKPLTKHLGEAAKIIDMIVDQSPQGLEVLRGSSTYTYDGNWKVQAENGADGYHVSSVHWNYVATTARRKLDDAVDDTKAMDASTWNKQQGGFYAFEHGHILLWMRWPNPEDRPLAERRAELEKDFGADRADWMISNLRNLCLYPNVFLMDQFSSQIRTFRPISVNQTEVTIYCIAPKGESDTARAQRIRQYEDFFNASGMATPDDLEEFRSCQEGFLGSELPWNDLSRGAKHWVQGPDEAAQKIDLKPLLSGKKSEDEGLFKVQHQYWVDAMTDALEKDQEQLSQVSTDQAQQ comes from the coding sequence ATGCATAACGAACTCATTAAAAAAATAAAAAGTATGATGGAAGTCGATACGGACAAGGGTCTTTATCGAGCTCGTCGTGACATGTTTACCGATCCAGAGTTATTTGATCTTGAGGTAAAACATATTTTCGAAGGCAATTGGATCTATCTTGCTCACGAAAGCCAAATCCCTAATAAAAATGATTTCTTTACCGGTTACATTGGACGTCAACCCATTTTTATCGCGCGCAACAAAGACGATGAGCTAAACTGCTTTATCAATGCTTGTAGCCACCGAGGCGCCATGCTGTGCCGTACCAAAAAAGGCAACAAGTCGGTGATGACTTGCCCATTCCATGGCTGGAGTTTTAATAACTCAGGCAAATTAATCAAAGTAAAAGACGTAACAGAAGCTGGCTACCCGGATTCATTTAACTGCGACGGCTCACACAACCTTAAAAAAGTCGCGCGTTTTGAATCCTACCGTGGCTTCTTATTTGGCAGCATCAACCCTGATGTCAAACCGCTCACCAAACACCTTGGTGAAGCCGCCAAAATCATCGATATGATTGTTGACCAATCACCACAAGGCCTAGAAGTCCTCAGAGGCTCATCCACTTATACTTACGACGGCAACTGGAAAGTCCAAGCCGAAAACGGTGCCGATGGTTACCACGTTTCTTCCGTCCATTGGAACTATGTTGCCACAACCGCACGTCGCAAATTAGACGACGCGGTGGACGACACCAAAGCCATGGATGCCAGTACGTGGAACAAGCAACAAGGGGGCTTCTATGCGTTTGAGCACGGCCATATCCTGTTATGGATGCGCTGGCCTAACCCTGAGGATCGTCCCTTAGCCGAACGTCGTGCTGAACTAGAAAAAGATTTCGGCGCAGACCGTGCGGACTGGATGATCTCTAATCTACGCAACTTATGCTTGTATCCGAATGTCTTCTTGATGGATCAGTTCAGCTCACAGATCCGTACTTTCCGCCCTATTTCGGTTAATCAAACGGAAGTGACGATTTATTGCATTGCGCCTAAGGGCGAAAGTGACACGGCACGAGCACAACGCATTCGTCAATATGAAGATTTCTTCAACGCTTCCGGCATGGCGACCCCAGACGATTTAGAAGAATTTCGCTCTTGCCAAGAAGGCTTCTTGGGCAGCGAATTACCGTGGAATGACTTGTCTCGTGGTGCGAAACACTGGGTTCAAGGCCCAGATGAAGCCGCTCAGAAAATCGACTTGAAGCCCTTATTAAGCGGGAAAAAATCCGAAGATGAAGGCTTATTTAAAGTTCAGCATCAATACTGGGTCGATGCGATGACGGATGCCTTAGAAAAAGATCAAGAACAACTGTCTCAAGTATCAACCGACCAAGCGCAACAGTGA
- a CDS encoding methyl-accepting chemotaxis protein, which produces MPKINSLISVLCVAISLSTGTALFLNDVSVLFLKIVFGLSVVMLFLAIYTLTTGNQTARRQIDSDLEKVITALSNGDFTRTIDTSKGANNRLNTTINAFSQHLKNTLALLSEGTVNVSISAQLLQKNSANLVHNIDTVGDQLSTSAAASKELSAIALDVAKTCHLATQNAAQAMNVAEQGQTKIQQNLMSINKISDHIHLCAVTMNQLRQRNHEINKIVELIKGIASQTNLLALNAAIEAARAGEHGRGFAVVSDEVRKLATQTANATEQISETVEAMQAELQKALVDMAASEQAANQAKQEANLSKQALQDIVEQIKRVALELQTINHTTSEQKNTALGLSETLQQVVSAMQESRKDVHSNLNAVTQLSVFSKLAKTTIGQFRLFHPDDAKKLLIKALEHIKEKGEATSFSDFSDPNGNFIQGELFIVAITFNGDVLAYGANPEMVGKNLYHTKDADGRLMVQEMISLAKTKGINGYQFRFNNPQTDQVADKLLYITKLEGDAFIGCGVYLNHATALNQH; this is translated from the coding sequence ATGCCTAAGATCAACTCCCTTATTTCAGTACTTTGCGTTGCAATTAGCCTGAGCACAGGCACTGCCCTTTTTTTGAACGACGTCTCAGTGTTGTTCCTGAAAATCGTCTTCGGCTTATCGGTTGTCATGCTCTTTTTAGCCATTTATACCCTAACCACAGGTAATCAAACAGCGCGTAGACAGATTGACAGCGATCTTGAAAAAGTCATTACCGCCTTATCAAATGGGGATTTCACCAGGACTATTGATACCAGTAAAGGTGCCAACAACCGTCTTAACACGACGATTAATGCCTTTTCTCAACACCTCAAAAACACCCTGGCCTTGCTTTCTGAGGGTACGGTCAATGTGTCTATATCCGCTCAACTACTGCAAAAAAATTCCGCAAATTTAGTACACAATATTGATACCGTTGGTGATCAGCTCAGTACTTCTGCCGCCGCCAGTAAGGAGCTATCAGCCATCGCTTTAGATGTCGCAAAAACCTGCCACCTTGCCACGCAAAACGCAGCGCAAGCAATGAACGTTGCAGAACAAGGTCAAACCAAGATCCAACAAAATCTTATGTCTATTAACAAAATCTCTGACCATATTCATCTCTGTGCGGTCACCATGAACCAGCTTCGCCAGCGCAACCATGAGATTAATAAAATTGTTGAATTAATCAAAGGCATTGCCTCACAAACGAATTTATTAGCGCTAAATGCCGCCATCGAAGCCGCCAGAGCAGGTGAGCATGGACGTGGTTTTGCTGTTGTCTCCGATGAAGTGCGTAAACTAGCAACCCAAACAGCCAACGCAACCGAACAAATAAGCGAAACCGTGGAAGCCATGCAAGCCGAATTGCAAAAAGCCTTAGTAGACATGGCGGCAAGTGAACAAGCCGCCAATCAAGCCAAGCAGGAAGCCAACCTTTCTAAGCAGGCACTACAAGATATAGTCGAACAAATAAAGCGTGTGGCACTGGAACTACAAACGATAAATCACACCACCAGCGAACAAAAAAATACTGCGCTAGGGCTTTCTGAAACCTTGCAGCAGGTTGTTTCAGCCATGCAAGAAAGCCGTAAAGATGTTCATTCAAACCTCAACGCTGTCACACAACTGTCCGTTTTTTCTAAGCTCGCAAAGACGACAATTGGGCAATTCCGCCTATTTCATCCAGACGATGCCAAGAAGCTACTCATAAAAGCGCTAGAACACATCAAGGAAAAGGGTGAGGCGACGTCTTTCTCCGACTTTTCAGACCCCAATGGAAACTTCATCCAGGGCGAGCTGTTCATCGTCGCGATCACTTTCAACGGTGACGTATTAGCATACGGTGCCAATCCTGAAATGGTGGGCAAAAATCTTTATCACACCAAAGATGCCGATGGCCGCTTGATGGTGCAAGAGATGATTAGCCTAGCAAAAACAAAAGGCATTAATGGCTACCAGTTTCGTTTTAATAACCCACAAACCGATCAAGTGGCTGATAAGCTGCTTTACATTACCAAGCTGGAAGGCGATGCCTTTATCGGCTGTGGGGTTTATTTGAACCACGCCACAGCGTTAAACCAACATTAA
- a CDS encoding ABC transporter substrate-binding protein — protein MNKKNKIVSKVLVGVSAMGFGFAAIAADPNPIKVGVMLPFSGVYGGLGDATRNGLKMAFQEHAVELHGRQIEFIEMDTEAQPSRAPEIANLLLNKERADFIVGPVHSGVAMGMIKVLKDKDTIMIIPNAGIDAATGPLCAPNIFRTSFSSWQPSYPMGKIALEQGFKKVITMSWNYGFGKESLDAFEESFESGGGEIVKKILVPFPKTEFQSYLSEIGTIQPDAVFVFFAGGGAVKFVKDYDAMGLKSKIPLLGAGFLTEGTLEAQGDSAEGIQTTLHYADSLDNPENQRFRRDYQANFGKPSDLYAVQGYDTGLMIASAVKALKGDISDQGALIKALETTEVISPRGAFTFSKAHNPIQNIYLRRVENGENQVIKLAASALEDPARGCKM, from the coding sequence ATGAACAAAAAAAATAAGATCGTTAGCAAGGTTTTGGTAGGAGTATCGGCAATGGGTTTTGGCTTTGCTGCCATAGCCGCAGACCCCAATCCTATCAAGGTAGGTGTCATGCTTCCGTTTAGCGGTGTCTACGGTGGTTTAGGAGATGCGACGCGCAATGGCTTGAAGATGGCATTTCAAGAACACGCTGTTGAATTGCATGGTCGTCAGATCGAATTCATTGAAATGGATACCGAGGCTCAGCCTTCGCGCGCGCCTGAAATAGCCAACTTATTGTTAAATAAAGAACGCGCTGATTTTATTGTAGGACCGGTGCATTCTGGCGTCGCAATGGGCATGATCAAGGTATTGAAAGATAAAGATACCATTATGATCATTCCTAATGCGGGCATCGATGCCGCCACCGGGCCTTTGTGTGCGCCGAATATTTTCCGTACGTCGTTTTCTTCTTGGCAGCCTTCTTATCCGATGGGCAAAATCGCTCTTGAACAAGGTTTCAAAAAAGTCATTACCATGAGTTGGAACTATGGTTTTGGCAAAGAAAGTCTTGATGCGTTTGAAGAGTCATTTGAAAGTGGCGGTGGCGAAATTGTTAAAAAAATTTTAGTACCTTTCCCTAAAACAGAATTCCAGTCTTACTTGTCTGAAATTGGCACCATTCAGCCCGATGCGGTGTTTGTGTTTTTTGCCGGTGGTGGCGCGGTTAAATTTGTTAAAGACTACGATGCGATGGGATTAAAAAGCAAAATTCCATTACTGGGTGCTGGCTTCTTAACCGAGGGAACCTTGGAGGCTCAAGGCGATTCGGCGGAAGGTATACAAACCACCTTGCATTATGCGGACTCTCTTGATAACCCAGAAAACCAGCGTTTTCGTCGTGACTATCAAGCAAACTTTGGCAAGCCTTCTGACCTGTACGCGGTGCAAGGCTATGACACGGGGCTGATGATTGCGAGCGCCGTCAAGGCGTTAAAAGGGGACATTAGCGATCAAGGTGCCTTAATTAAAGCGTTAGAAACAACGGAAGTTATCAGTCCTCGTGGTGCTTTTACTTTCTCTAAAGCACACAACCCAATCCAAAATATTTACTTACGCCGCGTTGAAAATGGTGAAAACCAAGTGATCAAACTGGCCGCATCAGCGCTTGAAGATCCCGCTCGCGGTTGCAAAATGTAG
- a CDS encoding branched-chain amino acid ABC transporter permease: MDSTLFLVQLINGIQYGLLLFLIASGLTLVFGVMGILNLAHGSMYMVGAYLAWYFVQQTGSFALSALISAVIALCIGVVVERTLIRQLYRRNHLDQVLLTIGMIFVFNALQSLLWGNDPLGVDVPEALAASIPLTGIIEYPVYRIFVAVFCVVVATAMYYVINKTRLGMLIRAGESNREMVECLGVDISRLYTIVFAIGVMLAAVAGVIAAPISSIVPGMGEHILISCFVVVVIGGMGSIKGAFVGTLLVGLVDTFASVLVPELSSMMIYVFMAFVLLLKPQGLFSS, translated from the coding sequence ATGGATAGTACCCTTTTTCTCGTGCAGTTGATCAATGGTATTCAGTATGGGCTGTTGTTGTTTTTGATCGCGTCGGGCCTGACTTTAGTGTTCGGTGTGATGGGGATTTTGAATCTGGCGCATGGTTCCATGTACATGGTTGGGGCGTATCTTGCTTGGTATTTTGTCCAACAGACTGGCAGCTTTGCGCTCAGTGCGCTTATTTCTGCGGTCATTGCCTTATGCATTGGCGTGGTTGTGGAGCGAACGCTCATTCGGCAGCTGTATCGGCGTAACCACTTAGATCAAGTGTTACTGACCATAGGGATGATTTTTGTCTTCAATGCCTTGCAAAGCTTGCTTTGGGGGAATGATCCGCTGGGCGTGGATGTCCCTGAAGCGTTAGCGGCGTCGATTCCCTTGACCGGTATTATTGAGTACCCAGTCTATCGTATTTTTGTGGCGGTGTTCTGTGTTGTGGTCGCCACTGCCATGTATTACGTCATCAATAAAACGCGTCTTGGGATGTTGATTCGGGCCGGTGAGTCAAATCGTGAAATGGTGGAATGCCTAGGGGTCGACATTAGCCGTCTTTATACCATTGTGTTTGCAATTGGGGTGATGTTGGCAGCGGTGGCGGGGGTGATTGCTGCGCCGATTAGTTCCATTGTTCCTGGTATGGGGGAACACATCTTAATCTCTTGTTTTGTGGTTGTGGTGATCGGTGGAATGGGCTCTATCAAAGGCGCTTTTGTTGGCACCTTGTTGGTGGGGTTGGTCGATACATTTGCCTCGGTACTGGTACCAGAATTATCCAGCATGATGATCTATGTATTTATGGCCTTCGTCCTTCTATTAAAACCTCAAGGTTTGTTTTCATCCTAA
- a CDS encoding branched-chain amino acid ABC transporter permease, giving the protein MLFKKRAERLFMWVFFPLALLMPMFLEQNEYYVNKLTTIMILSIFVMSLDYLVGKCGLITLGHAMFYGLGGYIFVILAPEYEAVNFWVYTFYICAISAAIALVIGLLVLRTSGIYMIMITLAFAQMTFYYFSGSIDYGGTDGVFVYVKPDTSIFGLSLFDLDNPTHFYYLCLLSLFNTLLFFKVLVRSRFGRVVDAIQVNPGRTTALGYNIFVYKLMSYVVASALGAYAGYLFTLQYGFVNPSMLAWTTSGTALVMSILGGIGSIYGAILGTIMYEGLHYTLEHWTEHWMLFMGGLIILMVMVFKKGIAGFLEDLLEKRDGK; this is encoded by the coding sequence ATGTTATTCAAAAAACGCGCTGAACGACTGTTTATGTGGGTGTTTTTTCCCTTGGCATTGCTCATGCCGATGTTTCTGGAGCAAAATGAGTACTATGTTAATAAACTGACGACCATTATGATTTTGTCGATCTTTGTCATGTCGTTAGATTACTTGGTTGGTAAGTGTGGTTTGATCACTTTGGGTCACGCTATGTTCTATGGCTTAGGCGGCTACATTTTTGTGATCTTAGCACCGGAATACGAAGCAGTGAATTTCTGGGTTTATACCTTTTATATTTGCGCTATTTCGGCGGCTATCGCGCTTGTGATCGGCTTATTAGTGCTACGTACCAGTGGCATCTATATGATTATGATTACCCTGGCATTTGCGCAAATGACGTTTTATTACTTTTCCGGCTCGATTGATTATGGTGGTACGGACGGCGTATTTGTTTACGTTAAGCCGGATACCAGCATTTTTGGTTTAAGCCTTTTCGATTTAGACAATCCCACGCATTTTTATTATCTCTGCTTGTTGTCCTTATTTAATACCTTGTTGTTTTTTAAGGTGTTGGTGCGTTCTCGGTTCGGTCGAGTTGTTGATGCCATACAGGTGAATCCAGGTCGTACTACGGCCCTAGGTTATAATATTTTCGTTTATAAACTAATGAGTTATGTGGTCGCTTCTGCTTTAGGCGCCTACGCTGGGTATTTGTTTACGCTGCAATATGGGTTTGTTAATCCGTCCATGTTGGCTTGGACTACGTCTGGCACTGCATTGGTGATGTCAATTCTGGGTGGGATTGGTAGTATCTACGGCGCGATATTAGGCACGATTATGTATGAAGGGTTGCACTATACGCTTGAGCATTGGACTGAACATTGGATGCTGTTTATGGGGGGCTTAATTATTTTGATGGTGATGGTGTTTAAGAAAGGTATTGCCGGTTTCTTAGAAGATCTTTTGGAGAAGCGTGATGGAAAATAA
- a CDS encoding ABC transporter ATP-binding protein translates to MENNVILETEGLCKYWGGLKALDDLSLAFHDKQLHGIVGPNGAGKSTLLNMLCGHYKPTSGEIIYRGESISSIKPFEFARRGIGRSFQKTNIYTNATCLENCCVAVQRLMGGSFNFFRSRYSQKMLDDIATKALEKVGLVHRRDYIASQISYGEQRQLEIAMVLATSPEVLLLDEPMAGMGHEESQLIIDLLNTLKKEYCIVLVEHDMDAIFELSDQLTVMVDGQHLVTGSVDEVREDARVKEAYLGQGDEVY, encoded by the coding sequence ATGGAAAATAATGTCATTCTCGAAACAGAGGGCTTGTGTAAATATTGGGGCGGGCTAAAGGCGTTAGACGATTTGTCCTTGGCGTTTCATGATAAACAGCTGCATGGCATCGTAGGTCCCAATGGCGCAGGTAAAAGTACCTTGCTGAATATGTTATGCGGTCACTATAAACCCACCAGTGGCGAGATAATTTACCGCGGTGAATCCATCAGTTCAATCAAGCCCTTCGAATTTGCTCGTCGTGGGATTGGGCGCAGTTTCCAAAAAACCAATATCTATACGAATGCTACGTGTCTAGAGAATTGTTGTGTGGCGGTTCAGCGTTTAATGGGCGGGAGCTTTAACTTCTTTCGGTCTCGTTATTCACAAAAAATGCTTGATGACATCGCCACCAAAGCGCTGGAAAAGGTCGGGCTAGTACATCGTCGCGATTATATTGCATCGCAAATTAGTTATGGTGAGCAAAGACAGCTTGAAATTGCCATGGTGTTGGCGACCTCTCCAGAAGTGTTATTGCTTGATGAACCAATGGCAGGCATGGGACATGAAGAGTCGCAGTTAATCATTGATCTGCTGAATACCTTAAAAAAGGAATATTGCATTGTCTTGGTTGAACATGACATGGATGCGATTTTTGAATTGTCTGATCAGTTGACCGTAATGGTCGACGGGCAACATTTGGTGACAGGAAGCGTGGATGAAGTCAGAGAAGATGCGCGAGTAAAAGAGGCGTATCTTGGTCAAGGCGATGAGGTATATTAA